One region of Mycolicibacterium insubricum genomic DNA includes:
- a CDS encoding MarR family winged helix-turn-helix transcriptional regulator, producing MPDDGDAQIIEKITISLMRVINKIEQGRRVARSYGPGLSLTRVEIEVCALIFRNDGITGSELSGLLGVTRSATSQIVSKLKAKELVSENYAPGDAKRKHLHLSDRGRDAARIAGQYQSAMAAALFGSADTAELHGYLDFINRLDRCHTEAIAAWETSGGPDFGAPR from the coding sequence ATGCCCGACGACGGCGATGCGCAGATCATCGAGAAGATCACCATCTCGCTGATGCGGGTCATCAACAAGATCGAGCAGGGCCGGCGCGTTGCCCGGTCCTACGGCCCCGGGCTGTCTCTGACCCGGGTGGAAATCGAGGTGTGCGCACTGATCTTCCGCAATGACGGCATCACCGGCAGCGAATTGTCGGGACTGCTCGGCGTCACCCGCTCGGCCACCTCACAGATCGTCAGCAAACTCAAGGCCAAGGAACTCGTCTCCGAGAACTACGCCCCCGGAGACGCGAAACGCAAGCACCTCCACCTGTCCGACCGTGGCCGCGACGCGGCCCGCATCGCCGGGCAGTACCAGTCGGCAATGGCCGCGGCGTTGTTCGGTTCGGCCGACACCGCCGAACTGCACGGCTACCTGGACTTCATCAATCGACTGGACCGCTGCCACACCGAAGCGATTGCGGCGTGGGAAACCTCAGGCGGGCCCGATTTCGGTGCGCCGCGCTGA
- a CDS encoding NAD-dependent epimerase/dehydratase family protein translates to MGASGNVGAAVTRHLVARGDDVRVLLRTSSSTRGIDGLALDRRYGDIFDDEAVAAAMADRDDVYYCVVDTRAELRDPAPLFRTNVDGLRRVLDIAAEAGLRKFVFVSTIGTIAIGERGETVDEDTPFNWADEGGGYIESRRKAEELVLTYAADRGVPAVVMNVSNPYGPPDWQPRQGMFVQLAALGKMPFYVRGIGSEVVGIDDVADAMLLAADRGRVGERYIISEKYLSQRELVCTAAESVGANPPRIGIPMWLVRGIGRVSDLLGTLLRREMPIGYHSTRLMELTSPADHGKATAELGWQPAATEDAIRAAARFYVERTENEN, encoded by the coding sequence ATGGGAGCCAGCGGCAACGTCGGAGCGGCCGTCACGCGTCACCTGGTGGCACGCGGTGACGACGTACGGGTCTTGTTGCGGACCTCCAGTTCCACCAGGGGAATTGACGGACTCGCACTCGATCGCCGCTACGGTGACATCTTCGACGACGAGGCGGTCGCCGCGGCGATGGCCGACCGCGACGACGTCTACTACTGCGTGGTCGACACCCGAGCCGAGCTGCGTGATCCCGCGCCACTGTTCCGGACCAATGTCGACGGACTGCGACGGGTGCTCGACATCGCGGCCGAGGCGGGGCTGCGGAAGTTCGTCTTCGTCAGCACGATCGGCACCATCGCGATCGGCGAACGCGGCGAAACGGTCGACGAGGACACCCCGTTCAACTGGGCCGATGAGGGCGGGGGATACATCGAATCCCGCCGGAAGGCCGAGGAACTGGTGTTGACCTACGCCGCGGACCGCGGGGTGCCGGCCGTCGTGATGAATGTGTCGAACCCTTACGGCCCGCCCGACTGGCAGCCGCGCCAGGGCATGTTCGTGCAACTTGCGGCGCTGGGAAAGATGCCGTTCTACGTCCGCGGCATCGGATCCGAGGTGGTCGGCATCGACGACGTGGCCGACGCCATGCTGCTGGCCGCCGACCGAGGGCGAGTGGGCGAGCGCTACATCATCTCCGAGAAGTACCTCTCACAGCGCGAATTGGTTTGCACGGCAGCGGAATCCGTGGGTGCAAATCCACCGCGAATCGGTATCCCCATGTGGCTCGTCCGTGGAATCGGTCGCGTATCGGATCTACTCGGCACACTGCTGCGCCGAGAAATGCCCATCGGGTACCACAGCACGCGGCTGATGGAGCTGACCTCGCCGGCCGACCACGGTAAGGCCACCGCCGAACTCGGTTGGCAACCCGCGGCCACCGAGGATGCCATCCGGGCGGCCGCCCGGTTCTACGTGGAACGTACCGAGAACGAGAACTGA
- a CDS encoding TIGR03857 family LLM class F420-dependent oxidoreductase: MTERVLDELGYYLLAGAGGEGPATLVAEARRGEELGFGTAFISERWNVKEASSLSGAACAVTERMQIATAATNHNTRHPLITGSWATTMHRLSGGRFTLGIGRGIGAIYNSFGIPAVTTAQMEDFAKVMRRLWHGELIFNHDGPIGDYPILFLDPDFREDIRLALVAFGPQTLALGGREFDDVILHTYFTPETLDRCVRTVKQAAEKAGRNPENVRVWSCLATVGDHLPEELRLKKTVARLATYLQGYGDLLIATNGWDPAVLQRFRADPVVQSVPGGIDHKATAEQIEHIAGLIPDEWLAAAATGSPAQCARRVRDEIGYGADAVIMHGATPDELEPVVAAYREIR, encoded by the coding sequence ATGACCGAACGCGTTCTCGACGAACTGGGCTACTACCTGCTGGCCGGCGCGGGCGGCGAAGGGCCGGCCACCCTGGTGGCCGAGGCCCGCCGCGGCGAGGAACTGGGCTTCGGCACCGCGTTCATCTCCGAACGGTGGAACGTCAAGGAGGCCTCGTCGCTGTCCGGTGCGGCGTGCGCGGTCACCGAGCGGATGCAGATCGCCACCGCGGCAACCAATCACAACACCCGACACCCGCTGATCACCGGATCATGGGCCACCACCATGCATCGGCTCTCCGGCGGCCGGTTCACCCTGGGCATCGGCCGCGGCATCGGCGCGATCTACAACTCGTTCGGCATCCCCGCGGTGACTACCGCCCAGATGGAGGACTTCGCCAAGGTGATGCGCCGGCTGTGGCACGGCGAGCTGATCTTCAACCACGACGGGCCGATCGGCGACTATCCGATCCTTTTCCTGGACCCGGACTTTCGCGAGGACATCCGGCTGGCCCTGGTCGCATTCGGGCCGCAGACCCTGGCACTGGGCGGCCGCGAATTCGACGACGTCATCCTGCACACCTACTTCACCCCGGAGACCCTGGACCGCTGCGTCCGCACCGTCAAGCAAGCCGCCGAGAAGGCGGGCCGCAACCCCGAGAACGTGCGGGTGTGGTCCTGCCTGGCCACGGTCGGTGATCACCTGCCAGAGGAGCTGCGGCTGAAGAAGACCGTCGCCCGGCTGGCCACCTACCTGCAGGGCTACGGCGATCTGCTGATCGCCACCAATGGCTGGGATCCGGCCGTGCTGCAACGGTTCCGCGCCGACCCGGTGGTGCAGTCGGTGCCCGGCGGCATCGACCACAAGGCCACCGCCGAGCAGATCGAACACATCGCGGGACTGATCCCCGACGAGTGGCTGGCGGCCGCGGCGACCGGCAGCCCCGCGCAGTGCGCCCGCCGGGTGCGCGACGAGATCGGTTACGGCGCCGACGCCGTCATCATGCACGGCGCCACCCCCGACGAGCTGGAACCCGTGGTAGCCGCCTACCGGGAGATCCGGTGA
- a CDS encoding nuclear transport factor 2 family protein translates to MSPARTAREVVELYNLVVWNTRDFALAEELLGDSVIRHDVGESVVLTHEQAVARVVDHCALFDEIRFDLNLVIAGDDGEHVTIVYQSPMRTHDGTELTISSMEIFRVVDGRITEVWNCGYKQGEWQ, encoded by the coding sequence ATGAGCCCGGCCCGCACCGCGCGCGAGGTGGTGGAGCTCTACAACCTGGTGGTGTGGAACACCCGAGACTTCGCCCTCGCTGAAGAACTGCTGGGCGACAGCGTGATCCGGCACGACGTCGGAGAATCGGTGGTGCTCACCCACGAACAGGCGGTGGCCCGGGTTGTCGATCACTGCGCCCTGTTCGACGAGATCCGCTTCGACCTGAACCTGGTGATCGCCGGCGACGACGGCGAACACGTCACCATCGTCTACCAGTCACCGATGCGGACCCACGACGGCACCGAACTGACCATCTCCAGCATGGAGATCTTCCGGGTGGTCGACGGCCGGATCACCGAGGTATGGAATTGCGGCTACAAACAAGGAGAGTGGCAATGA
- a CDS encoding phosphotransferase → MTEVETGIPSSIEEVTPGWLSAVLGHTVTGARAERIAQDSGFASLLYRVWLTGGTGLPETVVVKLPGSQEARGAMELLGGYRRELEFYRRIAGRAPMGTAGVFVAESGSSASEFVLVMEDLRGWDNADHLAGLTMDQARSALSGLAGLHAWSATNPVPAGVFPGLDFPAVRQVFLPVFATAWAAYLERTRITVPPGVTDFAARFAELAPVALETLSRRPTLLHGDIRADNLFFRDGAMKVVDFQFACHGAGAADVAYLVTQGLPVTERRGRDQALLTEYLDDLAAQGESDYPFDEAWRDYRLAAGYLMMLPVISLLGAEAMPERSRQLCITLTDRAVAAIDEIDAVAAFS, encoded by the coding sequence GTGACCGAGGTCGAGACGGGCATCCCGTCGTCCATCGAAGAGGTGACTCCGGGCTGGCTGTCGGCCGTCCTGGGCCACACCGTCACCGGCGCCCGGGCCGAGCGCATCGCGCAGGACAGTGGCTTCGCGTCGCTGCTGTACCGGGTCTGGCTGACCGGGGGCACCGGACTGCCCGAGACGGTGGTGGTGAAACTGCCCGGCAGCCAAGAGGCCCGCGGGGCGATGGAACTGCTCGGTGGCTACCGGCGTGAACTGGAGTTCTACCGCCGTATCGCGGGCCGGGCCCCGATGGGCACCGCGGGAGTATTCGTCGCCGAAAGTGGATCCAGTGCCTCCGAATTCGTTCTGGTGATGGAGGATCTGCGCGGCTGGGACAACGCCGATCACCTGGCCGGGCTGACCATGGACCAGGCCCGCAGCGCGCTGTCCGGGCTGGCCGGGCTGCACGCCTGGTCGGCGACCAACCCGGTGCCCGCGGGCGTGTTCCCCGGCCTGGACTTCCCGGCCGTGCGGCAGGTGTTCCTGCCGGTCTTCGCAACCGCCTGGGCCGCATACCTGGAACGCACCCGGATCACGGTGCCGCCGGGCGTCACCGATTTCGCCGCGCGATTCGCCGAGCTCGCACCCGTCGCCCTGGAGACGCTGAGCCGCCGTCCCACGCTGCTGCACGGCGACATCCGCGCCGACAACCTGTTCTTCCGCGACGGTGCGATGAAGGTCGTCGACTTCCAATTCGCCTGCCACGGCGCCGGTGCCGCCGACGTGGCCTACCTGGTCACCCAGGGACTGCCGGTCACCGAGCGCCGCGGCCGAGACCAGGCACTGCTGACCGAGTACCTCGACGATCTAGCCGCGCAAGGCGAGAGCGACTACCCGTTCGACGAAGCCTGGCGCGACTATCGGCTGGCCGCCGGCTACCTGATGATGCTGCCGGTGATCAGCCTGCTGGGTGCGGAGGCGATGCCGGAACGATCCCGCCAACTCTGCATCACCCTGACCGATCGGGCCGTGGCGGCCATCGACGAGATCGACGCCGTGGCGGCCTTCTCATGA